From Achromobacter spanius, a single genomic window includes:
- a CDS encoding Bug family tripartite tricarboxylate transporter substrate binding protein: protein MNPSKRQFLGSAAALCLTPLVPAWAQTAQSAQWPTRPVRIVVPYPPGGSSDIIARILAPRLAEVLKQTVVVENKPGANGNLGAGLVVQSAQEGHTVLLCDVGALAISPSVYTKLTFDPSKDLRAVGMLAYSPHVLAVHPDVKAKTVQDLVELSKKERINFAVTAIGSAPHLAAVAVQQATGAQWEYVPYKGGSQAVTDTIGGQTQIIMNGLLATLPHIKSGKLRAIAISKSERMKLVPDIPTISEQGVKGFESGTWQGVMAPSTMTDPVAAQLQALMAQIVTQPDVTAQLNEQGAEIVTKSPAELAQFFSSERARWAKVVASTDIRLD from the coding sequence ATGAACCCGAGCAAGAGACAGTTTCTGGGCAGCGCCGCGGCGCTTTGCCTGACGCCCCTGGTGCCGGCATGGGCCCAAACGGCGCAATCGGCGCAATGGCCGACGCGGCCCGTGCGTATCGTCGTGCCTTACCCGCCCGGCGGCTCGTCGGACATCATCGCGCGCATCCTGGCGCCCCGCCTGGCGGAAGTGCTCAAGCAGACCGTGGTTGTCGAGAACAAGCCCGGCGCCAACGGCAACCTGGGCGCCGGCCTGGTGGTGCAGTCGGCGCAGGAAGGCCACACCGTCCTCCTGTGCGACGTGGGCGCGCTGGCGATCAGCCCGTCCGTTTACACCAAGCTGACTTTTGACCCGTCCAAGGACCTGCGCGCCGTCGGCATGCTGGCGTATTCGCCGCACGTGCTGGCCGTGCACCCGGACGTGAAGGCCAAGACCGTGCAGGATCTGGTCGAGCTGTCCAAGAAGGAGCGCATCAACTTCGCCGTCACCGCCATCGGCAGCGCCCCGCACCTGGCGGCTGTCGCGGTGCAGCAGGCCACCGGCGCGCAATGGGAATACGTGCCGTACAAGGGCGGTTCGCAGGCGGTCACCGACACCATCGGCGGCCAGACGCAGATCATCATGAACGGCCTGCTGGCCACGCTGCCGCACATCAAGTCGGGCAAGCTGCGCGCGATCGCGATCTCCAAGAGCGAGCGCATGAAGCTGGTGCCGGACATCCCCACCATCTCCGAGCAGGGCGTGAAGGGCTTTGAATCCGGCACGTGGCAAGGCGTGATGGCCCCGTCCACCATGACCGACCCCGTGGCGGCCCAGCTGCAGGCGCTGATGGCGCAGATCGTCACCCAGCCGGACGTCACGGCGCAGTTGAACGAGCAGGGCGCCGAAATCGTCACCAAGAGCCCGGCCGAGCTTGCGCAGTTCTTCAGCAGCGAGCGCGCCCGCTGGGCCAAGGTCGTGGCCAGCACCGACATCCGCCTGGACTGA
- a CDS encoding SMP-30/gluconolactonase/LRE family protein, with amino-acid sequence MEIDPQVQAGRRRLLGAALALAPASLVHAQSFSFTPQQRYPDPSVRILDPEFAKFRIYSSTVEQLATGFRWLEGPVWFGDGRYLLASDIPNNRIIRWDETTGETSVFRHPSNFSNGLARDRQGRLLACEHLTRRVTRTEYDGSITVLADRFDGKPFNSPNDIVCQRNGAIWFTDPPFGIGGHWEGDKATPELPHSVYRIDPANGRVTLALGDLAGPNGLCFSPDEKVLYIVESRHQPNRVIWAFDVGADGALSNKRLHVDAQGPGAIDGIKCDEAGNLWCGWGSNGSPDAKSEDLDGVMVFNPAGKAIGHIRLPERCANLCFGGAKRNRLFMASSHSLYALYVETRGAA; translated from the coding sequence ATGGAAATTGACCCGCAAGTCCAGGCCGGCCGGCGCCGGCTGCTGGGCGCCGCGCTTGCACTGGCCCCCGCCAGTCTCGTGCACGCGCAGTCTTTCAGCTTCACCCCGCAGCAGCGCTACCCGGATCCCTCGGTCCGGATTCTGGACCCCGAATTCGCCAAGTTCCGCATCTACAGCAGCACCGTGGAGCAGTTGGCGACCGGTTTCCGCTGGCTGGAAGGTCCGGTGTGGTTTGGCGACGGGCGCTATCTGCTCGCCTCGGACATTCCCAATAACCGCATCATCCGCTGGGACGAAACCACCGGCGAAACCAGCGTGTTCCGCCATCCGTCCAACTTCAGCAACGGGCTCGCCCGGGACCGTCAGGGCCGCCTGCTGGCCTGCGAACACCTGACGCGCCGCGTCACACGCACGGAATACGACGGCAGCATCACGGTGCTGGCGGACCGCTTTGACGGCAAGCCGTTCAACTCACCGAATGACATCGTCTGCCAGCGCAATGGCGCCATCTGGTTCACCGATCCGCCGTTCGGCATCGGCGGGCACTGGGAAGGCGACAAGGCCACGCCTGAGCTGCCGCATTCCGTCTATCGCATCGACCCCGCCAACGGCCGCGTGACGCTGGCGCTGGGCGACCTGGCCGGCCCCAACGGCCTGTGCTTTTCGCCCGACGAGAAGGTGCTGTACATCGTCGAATCGCGCCACCAGCCCAACCGCGTGATCTGGGCCTTCGACGTGGGCGCGGACGGCGCGCTGTCCAACAAGCGCCTGCACGTCGATGCGCAGGGACCCGGCGCCATCGACGGGATCAAGTGCGACGAGGCCGGCAACTTGTGGTGCGGCTGGGGCAGCAACGGATCGCCCGATGCCAAATCCGAGGACCTGGACGGCGTGATGGTCTTCAACCCCGCGGGCAAGGCCATCGGCCACATCCGCCTGCCGGAACGCTGCGCCAATCTTTGCTTTGGCGGCGCCAAGCGCAACCGCCTCTTCATGGCGAGCAGCCATTCGCTCTATGCCCTGTACGTGGAGACCCGCGGCGCGGCATAG
- the garD gene encoding galactarate dehydratase encodes MQVAVEQAPVLIKIHPDDNVAIVANDGGLPSGTVLPDGLQLVDAVPQGHKVALTDLAEGDEVRRYNVVVGYAAKALPRGSWINERVTTMPTARTLEDLPVSTRIAPLPPLEGYTFQGYRNADGTVGTRNILAISTTVQCVQGVVEHAVARIRRELLPLYPNVDDVVGIEHTYGCGVAIDAPGAAIPIRTLHNIARNPNFGGTSMVVSLGCEKLQPERLLAPTAIPIRAGEGMGGDGVDTIVLQDEENVGFDSMIQLIMRTAERHLQKLNARQRETCPVSDLTVGVQCGGSDAFSGVTANPAVGFATDLLVRAGGTVMFSENTEVRDGIDQLTARAETPEVADALIREMAWYDAYLQRGMADRSANTSPGNKKGGLSNIVEKAMGSIVKSGSSPIHGVLSPGDRLTRKGLIFAATPASDFICGTLQLAAGMNLHIFTTGRGTPYGLAQVPVIKVATRSALARRWHDLMDVDAGVIATGQASIEQVGWQLFQMMLDVASGKKQTCAEKLKLHNALALFNPGPVT; translated from the coding sequence ATGCAGGTTGCAGTCGAGCAGGCCCCGGTCCTCATCAAGATTCATCCCGACGACAACGTCGCCATCGTGGCCAATGATGGCGGGTTGCCGTCGGGTACCGTTCTGCCCGACGGGCTTCAATTGGTTGACGCCGTGCCGCAAGGGCACAAGGTGGCGTTGACCGATCTGGCCGAGGGCGACGAGGTCAGGCGCTACAACGTGGTGGTCGGTTACGCCGCCAAGGCGCTGCCGCGCGGCAGCTGGATCAACGAGCGCGTCACCACGATGCCAACGGCCCGCACGCTGGAAGACCTGCCGGTCTCCACGCGCATTGCGCCGTTGCCGCCGCTCGAGGGCTACACCTTCCAGGGCTACCGCAACGCCGACGGCACCGTCGGCACGCGCAACATTCTTGCCATCAGCACCACGGTGCAGTGCGTGCAGGGCGTGGTCGAGCACGCGGTTGCGCGCATCCGCCGCGAGCTGCTGCCGCTGTATCCCAACGTGGACGACGTGGTGGGCATCGAGCACACCTACGGCTGCGGCGTGGCCATCGACGCGCCCGGCGCGGCCATTCCCATCCGCACGCTGCACAACATCGCCCGCAACCCGAATTTCGGCGGCACGTCCATGGTGGTCAGCCTGGGCTGTGAAAAGCTGCAGCCGGAGCGCCTCTTGGCGCCCACCGCCATTCCGATCCGCGCAGGCGAGGGCATGGGCGGCGACGGCGTCGACACCATCGTCCTGCAGGACGAAGAGAACGTCGGCTTTGATTCGATGATCCAGCTCATCATGCGCACGGCCGAGCGCCATCTGCAGAAGCTCAACGCCCGTCAACGCGAGACCTGCCCGGTGTCGGACCTGACCGTCGGCGTGCAGTGCGGCGGCAGCGATGCATTTTCCGGTGTGACGGCCAACCCCGCCGTGGGCTTTGCCACCGACCTGCTGGTGCGCGCCGGCGGCACGGTGATGTTCTCCGAGAACACCGAGGTGCGCGACGGCATCGACCAACTCACCGCGCGCGCCGAAACGCCCGAAGTCGCCGACGCGCTGATCCGCGAAATGGCCTGGTACGACGCCTACCTGCAGCGCGGCATGGCCGATCGCAGCGCCAACACCAGCCCCGGCAACAAGAAGGGCGGCCTGTCGAACATCGTCGAAAAGGCCATGGGCTCGATCGTCAAGTCGGGTTCGTCGCCGATCCATGGCGTGCTGTCGCCCGGCGACCGCCTGACGCGCAAGGGCCTGATCTTTGCGGCCACGCCCGCCAGCGACTTCATCTGCGGCACGCTGCAACTGGCCGCCGGCATGAACCTGCACATCTTCACCACCGGCCGCGGCACGCCCTACGGGCTGGCGCAGGTGCCGGTCATCAAGGTCGCCACGCGCTCGGCGCTGGCCCGCCGCTGGCACGACCTCATGGACGTGGATGCCGGCGTCATCGCCACGGGCCAGGCCTCGATCGAGCAAGTGGGCTGGCAGCTCTTTCAGATGATGCTGGACGTGGCCAGCGGCAAGAAGCAGACCTGTGCGGAAAAGCTCAAGCTGCACAACGCCCTGGCGCTGTTCAACCCGGGCCCCGTGACCTGA
- the kdgD gene encoding 5-dehydro-4-deoxyglucarate dehydratase, whose protein sequence is MTTPQELKAIVSEGLLSFPVTDFDQNGDFNAKSYAARLEWLAPYGATALFAAGGTGEFFSLAPDEYSDVIRTAVQTCKGKVPILAGAGGPTRTAIAYAQEAERQGAKGILLLPHYLTEASQDGIAAHVEQVCKSVNIGVIVYNRAQSRLSADSLARLADRCPNLVGFKDGIGDIESMVRIRRKMGDRFSYLGGLPTAEVYAAAYRALGVPVYSSAVFNFVPKMAMEFYNAIAAGDSDTTNRLLDDFFLPYLEIRNRKAGYAVSIVKAGAKLVGHDAGPVRAPLTDLTGEEMEMLDALIKKSGAE, encoded by the coding sequence ATGACGACTCCGCAAGAACTCAAGGCCATTGTTTCGGAAGGTTTGCTTTCCTTCCCCGTGACCGACTTCGACCAGAACGGCGATTTCAACGCCAAGAGCTATGCGGCTCGTCTGGAATGGCTGGCTCCCTATGGCGCCACCGCCCTGTTCGCCGCCGGCGGCACCGGCGAGTTCTTCTCGCTGGCCCCCGATGAATACTCGGACGTCATCCGCACCGCCGTGCAGACCTGCAAAGGCAAGGTGCCCATCCTGGCCGGCGCCGGCGGCCCCACCCGCACCGCCATTGCTTATGCGCAAGAAGCCGAGCGCCAAGGCGCCAAGGGCATCCTGCTGCTGCCCCACTACCTGACCGAAGCCTCGCAGGACGGCATCGCCGCTCACGTCGAGCAGGTCTGCAAGTCGGTCAACATCGGCGTCATCGTCTACAACCGCGCCCAATCGCGTCTGTCGGCCGACAGCCTGGCCCGCCTGGCTGACCGCTGCCCGAACCTGGTCGGCTTCAAGGACGGCATCGGCGACATCGAATCGATGGTCCGCATCCGCCGCAAGATGGGCGACCGCTTCTCGTACCTGGGCGGCCTGCCCACCGCCGAAGTCTACGCAGCCGCCTACCGCGCGCTGGGCGTGCCGGTCTACTCGTCGGCCGTCTTCAACTTCGTGCCCAAGATGGCCATGGAGTTCTACAACGCCATCGCCGCCGGCGACAGCGACACCACCAACCGCCTGCTGGACGATTTCTTCCTGCCCTACCTGGAAATCCGCAACCGCAAGGCCGGCTACGCCGTCAGCATCGTCAAGGCCGGCGCCAAGCTGGTCGGCCACGACGCGGGCCCGGTGCGCGCACCGCTGACCGACCTGACCGGCGAAGAAATGGAAATGCTCGACGCCCTGATCAAGAAGTCCGGCGCCGAGTGA
- a CDS encoding aldehyde dehydrogenase (NADP(+)): MNLTGQMLIGSTAVLGAGAAQHAINPATGERLEPAYPAGSADDVSRAAELARAAFDPYRALPLETRAQFLESIAENIVAIGDALIERAHQETGLPVARLQGERGRTVGQLRLFARVVRDGYFLDATIDPAQPERQPLPRADLRLANVPLGPVVVFGASNFPLAFSVAGGDTASALAAGCPVIVKAHNAHPGTSELVGRAIQQAVAKHGLPEGTFSLLFGAGNEIGTALATHPAITAIGFTGSRRGGLALVAAANARPVPIPVYAEMSSINPVFLLPAALEARAETIAKGFVDSLSMGVGQFCTNPGLVIGIEGPALDRFRKAAAEAVKAKGAATMLTPGIFSAYEQGADALARHASVSTVGRGEPSNPACNAAGAVVFGASADQFLASHELEAEVFGPASLVVACKDAAQVRAVAEHLEGQLTATLFVDGADLDDARALLPVLERKAGRILANGYPTGVEVSHAMVHGGPFPATSNPASTSVGATAIRRFLRPVCYQDLPDGLLPEGIQRGNPLGLTRMVDGTLVKA, translated from the coding sequence ATGAACCTGACCGGCCAGATGTTGATCGGCTCGACCGCCGTCCTGGGCGCGGGCGCTGCCCAGCACGCCATCAACCCCGCCACCGGCGAACGCCTGGAACCCGCTTACCCCGCCGGCTCCGCCGACGACGTGTCGCGCGCCGCCGAATTGGCCCGCGCCGCCTTCGACCCGTACCGCGCCCTGCCGCTGGAGACGCGCGCGCAATTCCTGGAAAGCATCGCGGAAAACATCGTGGCCATTGGCGATGCGCTGATCGAGCGCGCGCACCAGGAAACCGGCCTGCCCGTCGCCCGCCTGCAAGGCGAGCGCGGCCGCACGGTCGGCCAGCTGCGCCTGTTCGCCCGCGTCGTGCGCGACGGATACTTCCTGGACGCCACCATTGACCCGGCCCAGCCCGAGCGCCAGCCGCTGCCGCGCGCCGACCTGCGCCTGGCCAACGTTCCGCTGGGCCCCGTGGTGGTGTTCGGCGCCAGCAACTTCCCGCTCGCGTTCTCGGTCGCGGGCGGCGACACCGCATCGGCGCTGGCCGCCGGTTGCCCGGTGATCGTCAAGGCGCACAACGCCCACCCCGGCACGTCCGAGCTGGTCGGCCGCGCCATCCAGCAAGCCGTCGCCAAGCACGGCCTGCCCGAAGGCACGTTCTCGCTGCTGTTCGGCGCCGGCAACGAAATCGGCACCGCACTGGCGACGCATCCGGCCATCACGGCCATCGGCTTCACCGGCTCGCGCCGTGGCGGTCTGGCGCTGGTCGCTGCCGCCAACGCCCGCCCGGTGCCGATTCCCGTGTACGCGGAAATGTCCAGCATCAACCCCGTCTTCCTGCTGCCGGCCGCGCTGGAAGCGCGCGCCGAGACCATCGCCAAGGGCTTCGTGGATTCGCTGTCGATGGGCGTGGGCCAGTTCTGCACGAATCCCGGCCTGGTGATCGGCATCGAAGGTCCGGCGCTCGACCGCTTCCGCAAGGCAGCCGCCGAGGCCGTCAAGGCCAAGGGCGCCGCCACCATGCTGACGCCGGGCATCTTTTCGGCCTACGAGCAAGGCGCCGACGCCCTGGCCCGTCACGCCAGCGTGTCGACGGTTGGCCGCGGTGAGCCCTCGAACCCGGCATGCAACGCCGCCGGCGCCGTGGTGTTTGGCGCCAGCGCCGACCAGTTCCTGGCCTCGCACGAGCTGGAAGCCGAAGTGTTCGGCCCGGCCTCGCTGGTTGTTGCCTGCAAGGACGCCGCGCAGGTTCGCGCCGTGGCCGAGCACCTGGAAGGCCAACTGACCGCGACGCTGTTCGTGGACGGCGCCGACCTGGACGACGCCCGCGCCCTGCTGCCCGTGCTGGAACGCAAAGCCGGCCGCATCCTGGCCAACGGCTACCCGACCGGCGTGGAAGTCAGCCACGCCATGGTTCACGGCGGTCCCTTCCCGGCCACGTCGAACCCGGCCTCGACGTCGGTAGGCGCCACGGCGATCCGCCGCTTCCTGCGCCCCGTCTGCTACCAGGACCTGCCCGACGGCCTGCTGCCGGAAGGCATCCAACGCGGCAATCCGCTGGGTCTGACGCGCATGGTGGACGGCACGCTGGTCAAGGCGTAA
- the gloB gene encoding hydroxyacylglutathione hydrolase gives MIVEDNNALSVQILPVLEDNYIFLIESKRTGALAVVDPTEAGPVLDALDGRRVDLILNTHHHWDHVSGNTEIKRKTGARVIGPASEADDIPGIDRGVVEGDTFEFGGHVAKVIDVPGNTIGHIAFWFEEARLLFSGDTIFHLGCGRVQEAMPAQMWTSIDKLRSLPPETLIYSSHEYAADNARFAITIEPDNEDLLQQIKLIEKSRQAGIPTVPSTLSTELAANPFLRVDQDSIRSRLGCKASANWEVFAKLRRMKDAFRELKNQ, from the coding sequence ATGATTGTTGAAGACAACAATGCGTTGTCGGTCCAGATCCTGCCAGTGCTCGAAGACAACTACATCTTCCTGATAGAGAGCAAGCGGACCGGCGCGTTGGCCGTGGTCGACCCGACTGAGGCAGGTCCGGTATTGGACGCGCTTGACGGCAGGCGCGTCGATCTGATCCTCAATACGCACCATCACTGGGACCACGTATCGGGAAACACCGAGATCAAGCGAAAGACCGGGGCGCGTGTAATCGGTCCGGCGTCCGAGGCGGATGATATTCCCGGCATCGATCGAGGCGTAGTCGAAGGCGACACGTTTGAATTCGGCGGGCATGTTGCCAAGGTCATCGACGTGCCCGGAAACACGATCGGACATATCGCCTTCTGGTTCGAGGAGGCCAGGCTGCTCTTTTCCGGCGACACCATCTTTCATCTTGGCTGTGGGCGCGTTCAGGAAGCCATGCCGGCCCAGATGTGGACCTCGATCGACAAACTCAGGTCGCTGCCGCCCGAGACCCTTATCTATTCCTCGCACGAATACGCCGCCGACAATGCCCGTTTCGCGATCACAATCGAACCGGACAACGAAGATCTGCTGCAGCAGATCAAGCTGATAGAAAAAAGCAGGCAAGCAGGAATTCCGACCGTTCCATCGACCCTGTCCACGGAACTCGCGGCCAATCCGTTTTTACGAGTCGATCAGGATTCCATACGTTCGCGATTGGGCTGCAAAGCAAGCGCCAACTGGGAAGTATTCGCCAAATTGCGCCGCATGAAGGACGCCTTCCGCGAGCTGAAAAATCAGTGA
- a CDS encoding IS110 family transposase, which translates to MDERIKFFVGLDVHGDSIAMSVCEAGREPGRFVSTLTPDVQALLKTLSKYGAARQVSVVYEAGPTGYGLYRALSDRGYRCEIIAPSLTPRRPGERIKTDRRDSLRLAELSRAGELKAIWVPDQAHEALRNLWRAREDAVNLRLQARQQLKAFLLRQGRRYPGKTSWNKTHQRWIAEQHFDHPADYIALAEYQLAVQAAQDRVQRLTTALEHAIEGWRQEPTVAALRALRGIDTVSAIGLVCEIGDIARFGSARQLMGYLGLVPSEHSSGNSVRRGSITKTGNAHARRLLTEAAWNYRFPAHMSQALRDRSATLSPSIRTHAWKAQVRLCSRFAHLSARGVQANKVCVAVARELTGFIWAIARQSLPDNTHQ; encoded by the coding sequence ATGGACGAGCGTATCAAGTTTTTCGTTGGTCTGGATGTGCACGGTGACAGCATTGCGATGTCCGTGTGCGAGGCCGGGCGGGAGCCCGGCCGGTTTGTCAGCACGCTTACGCCAGACGTGCAGGCGTTGCTCAAGACCCTAAGCAAATATGGTGCCGCACGGCAGGTCAGCGTGGTCTATGAGGCTGGGCCGACGGGCTATGGGCTATATCGTGCGCTGAGCGATCGGGGCTATCGCTGCGAGATCATTGCGCCGTCATTGACCCCGCGTCGCCCGGGCGAGCGCATCAAGACGGACCGGCGCGACAGCTTGCGACTGGCCGAGCTGTCGCGGGCTGGGGAGCTCAAGGCCATCTGGGTGCCTGACCAGGCCCACGAGGCGCTGCGCAATCTCTGGCGGGCTCGCGAAGACGCCGTCAACCTGCGCCTGCAAGCGCGCCAGCAGCTCAAGGCATTTTTGCTGCGCCAAGGCCGGCGCTATCCCGGCAAGACATCCTGGAACAAGACGCACCAACGCTGGATTGCGGAGCAGCATTTTGACCATCCTGCCGATTACATCGCGCTAGCCGAGTATCAACTGGCCGTGCAAGCGGCTCAAGATCGCGTACAGCGTCTGACGACGGCGCTCGAGCACGCCATTGAAGGTTGGCGCCAGGAGCCGACCGTGGCTGCGCTCAGGGCGCTGCGTGGTATCGATACGGTCAGCGCAATCGGCTTAGTGTGCGAGATCGGCGACATCGCCCGCTTTGGTAGTGCTCGCCAGCTTATGGGTTACCTCGGACTGGTGCCATCGGAGCATTCCAGTGGCAACAGCGTACGCCGGGGTTCGATTACCAAAACCGGTAACGCACACGCCCGGCGGCTTCTGACCGAAGCGGCCTGGAACTACCGCTTCCCGGCGCACATGAGTCAGGCGTTGCGTGACCGAAGCGCGACACTTTCTCCCAGTATCCGCACCCACGCCTGGAAAGCTCAGGTGCGTTTGTGCTCCAGATTTGCACATCTATCGGCCCGAGGCGTGCAGGCGAACAAAGTCTGCGTAGCCGTGGCGCGGGAACTGACCGGCTTCATCTGGGCCATTGCGCGCCAATCGCTGCCCGACAACACACATCAATGA
- a CDS encoding Bug family tripartite tricarboxylate transporter substrate binding protein: MKAFPLLSRLSAVLAVATAFAAPVHAADWPSGKAITLVVPFAAGGTSDILGRLIAQELGTSLKQTVVVENKGGAGGVLGADAVARAKPDGYTLLLGTIATHAINPSLLPSINYNAAKDFSPVILLGSISNVLLVGANEPYKSVQEVVAAAKTNPDTIAFGSAGQGTSQHLSGEVFKQLTGAHLTHVPYRGSAPAISDLIGGQIPSSFETALVALPYVQSGKVRALAVTSAKRTAVLPDVPTMQEAGVPGFDVSSWQAIYAPANTPPAVVEKLNKTIAEIVAKPEVTAKMQGLGLAYTPNTPAEFTAFQTAEQAKWAKIIADGKLKAQ; the protein is encoded by the coding sequence TTGAAGGCATTTCCCCTGTTGAGCCGCCTGTCGGCCGTCCTGGCCGTCGCCACCGCGTTTGCCGCACCCGTTCACGCCGCCGACTGGCCGTCCGGCAAAGCCATCACGCTGGTTGTCCCGTTTGCGGCGGGCGGCACGTCCGACATCCTGGGCCGTCTGATCGCGCAGGAGTTGGGTACCTCGCTCAAGCAAACCGTCGTCGTTGAAAACAAGGGCGGCGCCGGCGGCGTGCTGGGCGCGGATGCCGTGGCGCGCGCCAAGCCGGACGGCTACACGCTGCTGCTGGGCACGATCGCCACGCACGCGATCAATCCGTCGCTGCTGCCCAGCATCAACTACAACGCCGCCAAGGATTTCTCGCCCGTGATTCTGCTGGGCAGCATTTCCAATGTGCTGCTGGTGGGCGCGAACGAGCCCTATAAGTCTGTGCAGGAAGTCGTCGCGGCCGCCAAGACCAACCCCGACACGATCGCCTTCGGTTCGGCTGGGCAGGGCACGTCGCAGCATCTGTCGGGCGAAGTGTTCAAGCAGCTGACGGGCGCCCACCTGACGCACGTGCCGTACCGCGGCAGCGCGCCGGCCATTTCGGACCTGATCGGCGGCCAGATCCCCAGCTCGTTCGAAACTGCCCTGGTCGCGTTGCCGTACGTGCAAAGCGGCAAGGTGCGCGCGCTGGCGGTCACGTCCGCCAAGCGCACCGCCGTGTTGCCGGACGTGCCCACCATGCAGGAAGCGGGCGTGCCGGGCTTTGACGTCAGCAGCTGGCAGGCCATCTACGCGCCGGCCAACACCCCGCCGGCCGTGGTTGAAAAACTGAACAAGACGATCGCCGAGATCGTGGCCAAGCCGGAAGTCACCGCCAAGATGCAGGGTTTGGGGCTGGCCTACACGCCGAATACGCCCGCCGAATTCACGGCATTCCAGACGGCCGAGCAGGCCAAGTGGGCCAAGATCATTGCCGATGGAAAGCTGAAGGCGCAGTGA
- the kdgD gene encoding 5-dehydro-4-deoxyglucarate dehydratase: MTTPQELKAIVSEGLLSFPVTDFDQNGDFNAKSYAARLEWLAPYGATALFAAGGTGEFFSLAPEEYSDVIRTAVQTCKGKVPILAGAGGPTRTAIAYAQEAERQGAKGVLLLPHYLTEASQDGIAAHVEQVCKSVNIGVIVYNRAQSRLSADSLARLADRCPNLVGFKDGIGDIESMVRIRRKMGDRFSYLGGLPTAEVYAAAYRALGVPVYSSAVFNFVPKMAMEFYNAIAAGDSDTTNRLLDDFFLPYLEIRNRKAGYAVSIVKAGAKLVGHDAGPVRAPLTDLTGEEMEMLDALIKKSGAE; this comes from the coding sequence ATGACGACTCCCCAGGAACTCAAAGCCATCGTCTCGGAAGGATTGCTCTCCTTCCCCGTGACCGACTTCGACCAGAACGGCGATTTCAACGCCAAGAGCTATGCGGCTCGTCTGGAATGGCTGGCTCCCTATGGCGCCACCGCCCTGTTCGCCGCCGGCGGCACCGGCGAGTTCTTCTCGCTGGCCCCCGAGGAATACTCCGACGTCATCCGCACCGCCGTGCAGACCTGCAAGGGCAAGGTGCCCATCCTGGCCGGCGCCGGCGGCCCCACCCGCACCGCCATCGCGTATGCGCAGGAAGCCGAACGCCAAGGCGCCAAGGGCGTCCTGCTGCTGCCCCACTACCTGACCGAAGCCTCGCAGGACGGCATCGCCGCCCACGTCGAGCAGGTCTGCAAGTCGGTCAACATCGGCGTCATTGTCTACAACCGCGCCCAGTCGCGTCTGTCGGCCGACAGCCTGGCCCGCCTGGCTGACCGCTGCCCGAACCTGGTCGGCTTCAAGGACGGCATCGGCGACATCGAATCGATGGTCCGCATCCGCCGCAAGATGGGCGACCGCTTCTCGTACCTGGGTGGCCTGCCCACCGCTGAAGTCTACGCAGCCGCCTACCGCGCACTGGGCGTGCCGGTCTACTCGTCGGCCGTCTTCAACTTCGTGCCCAAGATGGCCATGGAGTTCTACAACGCCATCGCCGCCGGCGACAGCGACACCACCAACCGCCTGCTGGACGATTTCTTCCTGCCCTACCTGGAAATCCGCAACCGCAAGGCTGGCTACGCCGTCAGCATCGTCAAGGCCGGCGCCAAGCTGGTCGGCCACGATGCGGGCCCGGTGCGCGCACCGCTGACCGACCTGACCGGCGAAGAAATGGAAATGCTCGACGCCCTGATCAAGAAGTCCGGCGCCGAATAA
- a CDS encoding FadR/GntR family transcriptional regulator, producing MQTPARPPRSRLTDFVIEELTKRLDGRQYRAGDKLPSEHALCDEFEVSRTVIREAVASMRLSGRLVSKPGIGVFVTEDREKPIDFVVEPATDPRWALHIMELRAGLEVEACGLAAERRSAADLAGIVEAFDAFNRATRDMEAAVKADYEFHLSIARASNNPHFPALLKAAVRDVMLDLNIKHGGKTPEELETYETRNVREHEAILTAIMRRDPGAARAAMARHLGDSIARYRKLLSHPPAL from the coding sequence ATGCAAACTCCCGCCCGGCCTCCCCGCTCGCGCCTGACCGATTTCGTCATCGAGGAACTGACCAAGCGCCTTGACGGGCGTCAGTACCGCGCCGGCGACAAGCTGCCCTCCGAGCACGCGCTGTGCGACGAATTCGAGGTCAGCCGCACCGTCATCCGCGAAGCCGTGGCCTCCATGCGCCTGAGCGGCCGCCTGGTCAGCAAGCCTGGCATCGGCGTTTTCGTTACCGAAGACCGCGAAAAGCCCATCGACTTTGTCGTGGAACCCGCCACGGACCCGCGTTGGGCGCTACACATCATGGAATTGCGCGCCGGCCTTGAAGTGGAAGCCTGTGGGCTGGCGGCGGAGCGTCGCAGCGCCGCGGACCTGGCCGGCATCGTCGAGGCCTTTGACGCGTTCAACCGCGCAACGCGCGACATGGAAGCGGCCGTCAAGGCCGACTACGAGTTCCATCTATCGATTGCCCGCGCGTCGAACAACCCGCACTTTCCCGCGCTGTTGAAGGCGGCGGTGCGCGACGTCATGCTCGACCTGAACATCAAGCACGGCGGCAAGACGCCCGAAGAACTGGAAACGTACGAGACCCGCAACGTACGTGAACACGAAGCCATCCTGACGGCCATCATGCGCCGCGACCCCGGCGCCGCGCGCGCCGCCATGGCCCGCCACCTGGGCGACAGCATCGCGCGCTACCGCAAGCTGCTGTCCCATCCCCCGGCGCTATAA